A single region of the Chelonia mydas isolate rCheMyd1 chromosome 4, rCheMyd1.pri.v2, whole genome shotgun sequence genome encodes:
- the FGFBP2 gene encoding fibroblast growth factor-binding protein 2: MKTVILLLMMFCCMGGLGQKQTQKKRSNGEEIHFQTKVKDACTMNMSGNGEMKLRIECKNQGKSYWCEYTGKPSICRPFNNNPKVYWNQIALELRKLPNACQSTLVLKPNMCQKAPTDAHMKQVASSMKPNQNPSQQADTANQGKSIQKPSASLKQVKETQAGKGSAKKAGRPKPSTQPLVKPTQHGQGSENDTEVMKLAREHCWESLHAFCSYIISIFKG, translated from the coding sequence ATGAAGACTGTCATCCTTCTTCTAATGATGTTCTGTTGCATGGGAGGGTTGGGACAGAAACagacacaaaagaaaaggagcaatGGTGAAGAAATCCATTTTCAGACTAAAGTCAAAGATGCTTGCACAATGAACATGAGTGGTAATGGGGAAATGAAACTCAGAATTGAATGCAAAAACCAAGGCAAGTCTTACTGGTGTGAATATACTGGCAAACCATCAATTTGTCGTCCTTTCAATAACAACCCAAAGGTTTATTGGAACCAGATTGCCCTTGAACTTAGAAAACTCCCAAACGCTTGCCAGTCCACCCTAGTGCTGAAGCCCAACATGTGCCAAAAGGCTCCCACAGATGCTCACATGAAGCAAGTAGCTTCCAGCATGAAGCCAAACCAGAATCCTAGCCAGCAAGCAGATACAGCCAATCAGGGGAAATCAATCCAGAAACCCTCAGCTTCTTTAAAGCAAGTTAAAGAAACccaggcagggaaaggctctgccaaAAAAGCAGGGAGACCTAAACCATCTACACAACCTCTTGTAAAACCAACACAGCATGGACAAGGGTCTGAAAATGATACTGAAGTAATGAAGTTGGCACGAGAGCATTGCTGGGAATCACTGCACGCTTTCTGTTCCTACATCATCAGCATCTTTAAAGGTTAA